The proteins below are encoded in one region of Arthrobacter sp. CJ23:
- a CDS encoding alkaline phosphatase family protein gives MKNLPTAHEPHVLVVGIDGIRYDTLLAASTPALDRLAASGVLLAVRVHEKNATISGPVWSTVATGVYQDRHMVTGNSHHPGELDGFPDFTARLRSARPGLETMVAASWHPLASEVECGPIFSSRGWVPTPDPEDANDAGSWILADDAVAGYAARRLAREDLAASFVYFGEADVEAHNHGTGPDYVAAIERCDARLGVLLAAIDSRPARARERWTVIVVTDHGHVDAGGHGGESDEERTAWMAAAGAGVPQSVEALDHADIAAQVLAAFGIPAEDTDGVLFGAR, from the coding sequence GTGAAGAACCTTCCCACGGCCCATGAGCCCCACGTCTTGGTCGTCGGCATCGACGGCATCCGTTACGACACCCTCCTGGCCGCGTCCACCCCGGCACTCGACCGGCTCGCGGCGTCGGGGGTTCTGCTGGCGGTCCGCGTGCACGAAAAGAACGCCACCATCTCCGGCCCCGTATGGTCCACGGTGGCCACCGGCGTGTACCAGGACAGGCACATGGTCACCGGCAACAGCCACCACCCCGGTGAGCTGGACGGATTTCCGGACTTCACGGCACGGCTGAGGTCGGCCAGGCCCGGGCTCGAGACCATGGTTGCCGCAAGCTGGCACCCCTTGGCCAGCGAAGTCGAGTGCGGCCCGATCTTCTCCTCCCGCGGCTGGGTTCCCACTCCGGACCCGGAAGACGCCAACGACGCCGGGAGCTGGATCCTCGCCGACGACGCCGTTGCCGGATACGCGGCCCGCCGCCTGGCGCGGGAGGACCTTGCCGCCTCCTTCGTCTATTTCGGGGAGGCCGACGTCGAAGCCCACAACCACGGCACCGGCCCGGACTACGTGGCTGCGATCGAGCGCTGCGATGCCCGCCTCGGCGTGCTGCTGGCCGCCATCGACAGCAGGCCAGCCCGGGCCAGGGAGAGATGGACTGTCATCGTGGTGACCGACCACGGGCACGTGGACGCCGGCGGCCACGGCGGCGAAAGCGATGAGGAACGTACGGCCTGGATGGCCGCAGCGGGGGCAGGCGTGCCGCAATCCGTCGAGGCGCTGGACCACGCCGACATCGCGGCCCAGGTGCTGGCGGCGTTCGGGATCCCCGCGGAAGACACCGACGGCGTCCTCTTCGGCGCGCGGTAG
- a CDS encoding S9 family peptidase, with the protein MDSTEAQTPGTHPETPFHDLDHYLAIPRVGGLALSPDGRRLVTTVSTLNGKGTEYVTALWEIDPAGEKHARRITRSAKGEAGAAFAANGDLYFTSARPDPDSPDAEPVSALWLLPADGGEARVVLSRDGGVGSVMTAAAADAAFVNASVLAGSTDEENDEERRKGRKDNKVAAILHSGYPVRYWDADLGPAEPRLFAVEHGDTPEPGKPSTVDATAPLKLRNLTPGVGGSLREAKSVVSPDGRTLFTSLSKALAKADSREVLAAVDVATGSVKVLLDREGMSYFPGPVSPDNRTLVVTSESDTTPAEAPRVKMHLLDVAAGETLDLAPLAHHWDRWGAPAAWLPDGSALLLTADDDGATPVFRVAVADGAVTRVTPDAAAYTDVVVSPDGLSAYALRSSYGYPPEAVRIDLASGDVVRLPAPAERPAYKGSLERVETEAADGVRVPAYLALPEGASAENPAPLLLWIHGGPLGSWNAWTWRWNPWLLVAKGYAVLLPDPALSTGYGQDFIQRGWGEWGKRPFTDLMAITDAVVARPDIDESRTAAMGGSFGGYMANWVAGQTDRFKAIVTHASLWALDQFGPTTDASQYWLKEMTAEMAMENSPHRNVGNIKTPMLVIHGDKDYRVPIGEGLRLWYELLSGSQLAADENGRTPHRFLYFPDENHWILKPQHAKVWYGVVEHFLAKQVLGEDIPVPEELGL; encoded by the coding sequence ATGGATTCGACTGAAGCCCAGACCCCGGGCACGCACCCCGAAACTCCCTTCCACGACCTGGACCACTACCTCGCCATCCCACGGGTGGGCGGCCTGGCGCTGAGCCCGGACGGCCGGCGCCTCGTCACCACCGTGTCCACGCTGAACGGCAAGGGCACCGAATACGTCACCGCGCTGTGGGAGATCGACCCCGCAGGCGAAAAGCACGCCCGGCGCATCACGCGCAGTGCCAAGGGCGAGGCCGGCGCCGCCTTCGCGGCCAACGGCGACCTTTACTTCACCTCGGCCCGCCCGGACCCGGACAGCCCCGATGCAGAGCCCGTCAGTGCGCTGTGGCTGCTGCCGGCCGACGGCGGCGAGGCCCGCGTGGTCCTCTCCCGCGATGGAGGGGTCGGCTCCGTCATGACGGCCGCCGCTGCCGATGCTGCCTTCGTCAACGCCTCGGTGTTGGCCGGTTCCACGGACGAGGAGAACGACGAGGAGCGCCGCAAGGGCCGCAAGGACAACAAAGTCGCCGCGATCCTGCACTCCGGCTACCCGGTCCGCTACTGGGATGCCGACCTGGGCCCCGCGGAGCCGCGGCTCTTTGCCGTTGAGCATGGCGACACGCCTGAACCGGGAAAGCCCTCGACGGTTGATGCCACGGCTCCCCTGAAGCTGCGCAACCTCACCCCCGGCGTCGGGGGCTCGCTGCGCGAGGCCAAATCCGTGGTCAGCCCCGACGGCAGGACCCTTTTCACAAGCCTCAGCAAGGCTCTCGCCAAGGCGGACAGCCGCGAAGTCCTGGCCGCCGTGGACGTCGCGACCGGATCCGTCAAGGTCCTGCTGGACCGCGAAGGCATGAGCTACTTCCCAGGGCCGGTCAGCCCGGACAACCGGACGCTCGTGGTCACGAGCGAAAGCGACACCACCCCTGCCGAAGCTCCCCGGGTCAAGATGCACCTGCTGGACGTGGCGGCGGGGGAGACCCTGGACCTCGCGCCCCTGGCCCACCACTGGGACCGCTGGGGCGCCCCGGCGGCCTGGCTGCCGGACGGCAGCGCCCTGCTGCTCACGGCGGACGACGACGGCGCCACGCCCGTCTTCCGGGTCGCCGTCGCCGACGGGGCAGTCACCCGGGTGACGCCGGACGCGGCGGCGTACACCGACGTCGTGGTTTCGCCCGACGGGCTGAGCGCCTATGCCTTGCGCAGCTCCTATGGCTACCCGCCGGAAGCCGTGCGGATCGATCTCGCTTCCGGCGACGTGGTCCGGCTGCCGGCCCCCGCCGAGCGCCCCGCCTACAAGGGCAGCCTGGAGCGCGTGGAGACGGAGGCGGCGGACGGGGTGCGCGTCCCGGCCTACCTCGCGCTGCCGGAGGGCGCCTCGGCCGAAAACCCGGCGCCCCTGCTGCTCTGGATCCATGGCGGTCCGCTGGGTTCCTGGAACGCCTGGACGTGGCGGTGGAACCCGTGGCTGCTGGTGGCCAAGGGCTACGCGGTCCTGCTGCCCGATCCCGCCCTCTCCACCGGCTACGGCCAGGACTTCATCCAGCGCGGCTGGGGCGAATGGGGCAAGCGGCCGTTCACGGACCTCATGGCGATCACGGACGCCGTGGTGGCGCGGCCGGACATCGACGAATCGCGCACGGCCGCGATGGGTGGATCCTTCGGCGGGTACATGGCCAACTGGGTGGCGGGGCAGACCGACCGCTTCAAAGCCATCGTGACGCATGCGAGCCTCTGGGCCCTGGACCAGTTCGGCCCCACCACCGACGCCTCGCAGTACTGGCTCAAGGAAATGACCGCCGAGATGGCGATGGAGAACTCGCCGCACCGCAACGTGGGCAACATCAAGACGCCCATGCTGGTGATCCACGGCGACAAGGACTACCGGGTGCCCATCGGAGAAGGCCTGCGGCTCTGGTATGAACTGCTCTCCGGTTCGCAGCTGGCCGCCGACGAGAACGGCCGCACCCCGCACCGCTTCCTTTACTTCCCGGATGAGAACCACTGGATCCTGAAGCCGCAGCACGCCAAGGTCTGGTACGGAGTAGTGGAACACTTCCTGGCCAAGCAGGTCCTGGGTGAGGACATCCCGGTTCCGGAGGAGCTGGGGCTGTAA
- a CDS encoding DMT family transporter gives MTLTLTVTAVVLFAAVLHSGWNAIAKAIPDRLAASTLIALVYLVSGIAGSLVFGAPLEASWPFIAASACLQTMYMILLTASYKHGDFSQVYPLARGLAVLVVAAVAMTFLAEQLNLMQLAGVAVVAGSLLSLSLTGGRAGNRKGSLFAVLTGLSIAAYTLVDGVGVRLSGEPLGYVAWLFLLQGAMIPMLCWWLAPSRGGFVIEVRAHWKPGLLGGLMSMLAYAAVVWAQSLAPLALVSALRETSVLLAGVIGAVFFSERFSKVRMGLTAAAVCGIVALQLG, from the coding sequence TTGACCCTGACCCTGACCGTGACAGCCGTGGTCCTCTTCGCAGCCGTGCTGCACAGCGGCTGGAACGCCATTGCCAAGGCCATCCCGGACAGGCTGGCCGCCTCGACCCTGATCGCACTTGTCTACCTGGTCTCGGGCATCGCCGGCTCCCTGGTCTTCGGCGCTCCGCTGGAGGCGTCCTGGCCGTTCATTGCCGCATCCGCGTGCCTGCAGACCATGTACATGATCCTGTTGACCGCCTCCTACAAACACGGCGACTTCTCGCAGGTATACCCGCTGGCCCGCGGGCTGGCCGTGCTGGTGGTGGCCGCCGTCGCCATGACCTTCCTGGCGGAACAGCTCAACCTGATGCAACTGGCGGGGGTGGCCGTCGTCGCGGGTTCCTTGCTTAGCCTGTCGCTGACCGGCGGCCGGGCTGGCAACCGCAAAGGCTCCCTGTTCGCCGTGCTGACGGGGCTGAGCATCGCTGCGTACACGCTGGTGGACGGGGTGGGCGTGCGGCTGTCCGGGGAGCCGCTGGGCTATGTCGCCTGGCTGTTCCTGCTCCAGGGCGCCATGATTCCGATGCTGTGCTGGTGGCTGGCGCCCAGCCGCGGCGGATTCGTGATCGAGGTCCGCGCACATTGGAAACCCGGGCTGCTGGGCGGGCTCATGTCCATGCTGGCCTACGCGGCGGTGGTCTGGGCCCAGAGCCTGGCCCCGCTGGCACTGGTTTCGGCGCTCCGTGAGACGAGCGTGCTGCTGGCCGGCGTGATCGGGGCGGTGTTCTTCAGCGAACGCTTCAGCAAGGTCCGCATGGGCCTGACGGCCGCGGCCGTGTGCGGGATTGTTGCCCTGCAGCTCGGCTGA
- a CDS encoding alpha/beta fold hydrolase codes for MTRENITTTDGGTLEVLTTGGDLAAAGSGVVVVPASMVTAADYARFAQKLSAALGRPVHTFNRRGRGGSSPQPMDYTLDVDIRDLAAVMQHTSSTDVFGHSFGGAVALHAARTLPVERLAVYDPAVSVNHSVKADWAPEYERATAAGDFDRGLAVLVKGVETGGAFSRMPLSMLTLANKLTAGTTMGKQMRELMQCGVREIKAVIAADMPAEPFLELPLETLIVVGEKSPAYFGVACGQIHDVLSGSSYTILPGYGHDGPIKAPDKLIAELSEFFSG; via the coding sequence ATGACGCGCGAGAACATCACCACTACCGACGGCGGAACACTGGAGGTCCTCACCACGGGGGGTGACCTCGCGGCTGCCGGCTCCGGCGTCGTCGTCGTTCCCGCATCCATGGTGACCGCCGCCGATTACGCGCGTTTCGCGCAGAAACTGAGCGCGGCGCTGGGCCGGCCGGTCCATACTTTCAACCGCCGCGGGCGGGGCGGGTCATCGCCGCAGCCGATGGATTACACCCTTGACGTGGACATCCGCGACCTCGCCGCGGTCATGCAGCACACCTCCAGCACGGACGTTTTCGGGCACAGTTTCGGCGGTGCCGTGGCCCTGCACGCCGCACGGACCCTCCCCGTGGAACGGCTCGCGGTCTATGACCCCGCCGTCTCCGTGAACCACAGCGTCAAGGCCGATTGGGCACCCGAGTATGAACGCGCGACGGCGGCGGGAGACTTCGACCGTGGCCTCGCCGTGCTGGTCAAGGGCGTCGAGACGGGCGGCGCATTCTCACGCATGCCGCTGTCCATGCTTACCCTGGCCAACAAGCTGACGGCCGGCACCACCATGGGCAAGCAGATGCGCGAGCTCATGCAGTGCGGTGTGCGCGAGATCAAGGCCGTCATTGCCGCGGACATGCCGGCGGAGCCGTTCCTGGAGCTGCCGCTGGAAACCCTGATCGTGGTGGGCGAAAAGAGCCCGGCATACTTCGGGGTTGCCTGCGGGCAGATCCATGACGTGCTGTCCGGCTCCAGCTACACCATCCTGCCGGGCTACGGCCACGACGGCCCCATCAAGGCCCCGGACAAGCTGATCGCGGAACTTTCCGAGTTCTTCTCCGGCTAG
- a CDS encoding amino-acid N-acetyltransferase, with product MTSTFSLRPARTSDVAAIKRLVAPLAGQRILMAKETVAYYESLQEFRIAESDDGEVIGCGALHVMWEDLAEVRTLAAADSWRGKGVGHMLVARLLEDAKALGVSRVFCLTFEVDFFKRHGFEVMEDQSAVDPEVYSELLRSHDEGVAEFLDLARVKPNTLGNTRMIKIL from the coding sequence GTGACTTCGACCTTCAGCCTCCGCCCTGCCCGCACCAGTGACGTGGCGGCCATCAAGAGGCTAGTGGCGCCCCTCGCCGGGCAGCGGATCCTGATGGCCAAGGAAACCGTGGCCTACTACGAAAGCCTGCAGGAGTTCCGCATCGCCGAATCCGACGACGGCGAGGTGATCGGCTGCGGCGCGCTCCACGTCATGTGGGAAGACCTGGCCGAGGTCCGCACCCTTGCCGCCGCCGACAGCTGGCGCGGCAAGGGTGTGGGCCACATGCTGGTGGCCCGCCTGCTTGAGGACGCGAAGGCCCTGGGCGTGTCCCGGGTCTTCTGCCTGACTTTCGAGGTGGACTTCTTCAAGCGACACGGCTTCGAGGTCATGGAAGACCAGTCGGCAGTGGACCCCGAGGTCTACTCCGAACTCCTGCGCTCCCATGACGAAGGCGTGGCCGAATTCCTGGACCTGGCGCGCGTCAAGCCCAACACCCTCGGCAACACCCGGATGATCAAGATCCTGTAG
- a CDS encoding alpha/beta fold hydrolase translates to MEERTLDTDDGGRLALYSYGTADAPAGRRVLVIGGAFLTALIYRPFSMALAARLGEGWAVDVYDRRGRGGSSEQPADYSMDTEISDVRAVLGITGGRHVFGHSLGGSVALNAAKEFTGTAFEMDRLAVYDAAVNIDGSVDMSWLAGFAESVDGGDFPRAMARLKRGMSPGTALARIPEPVLAGLLAVVSRTRANKLLRELMPSGVGELKAAMEERRHAADFASLPEGTCFLVGAKSPEYYKVTAERLHAAVPGSSLRVSPKGVHGSVPAAFKELVADIAGYFSETSNAA, encoded by the coding sequence GTGGAAGAGCGGACCCTGGACACCGACGACGGCGGACGGCTGGCGCTCTACAGCTACGGCACCGCTGATGCACCGGCCGGGCGGCGCGTCCTGGTAATCGGCGGCGCCTTCCTGACGGCCCTCATCTACAGGCCGTTTTCGATGGCCCTCGCGGCGCGGCTCGGCGAGGGCTGGGCCGTGGACGTTTACGACCGCCGTGGCCGGGGCGGCTCGAGCGAACAGCCTGCGGACTATTCCATGGACACGGAGATCTCCGATGTCCGGGCAGTCCTTGGGATCACCGGTGGCCGGCATGTCTTCGGGCATAGCCTGGGCGGCTCGGTGGCGCTCAACGCCGCCAAGGAGTTCACCGGGACGGCCTTCGAGATGGACAGGCTCGCCGTCTATGACGCCGCGGTGAACATTGACGGCAGCGTCGACATGTCCTGGCTGGCCGGCTTCGCCGAATCCGTTGACGGCGGCGACTTCCCCCGGGCCATGGCGCGGCTGAAGCGCGGGATGAGCCCGGGCACAGCCTTGGCACGCATCCCGGAACCGGTGCTGGCCGGCCTGCTGGCTGTGGTCTCACGGACCCGGGCCAACAAGCTCCTCCGGGAACTGATGCCAAGTGGCGTGGGTGAACTGAAAGCGGCGATGGAGGAGCGGCGGCACGCTGCGGATTTCGCCTCCTTGCCGGAAGGCACGTGCTTCCTGGTGGGCGCGAAGAGCCCCGAGTACTACAAGGTCACGGCGGAGCGGCTGCACGCCGCCGTGCCCGGAAGTTCACTCCGGGTCTCGCCGAAGGGTGTCCATGGCTCGGTGCCGGCGGCCTTCAAGGAGCTGGTCGCCGATATTGCCGGCTACTTCTCGGAGACGAGCAACGCAGCGTGA
- the lysS gene encoding lysine--tRNA ligase: protein MRIRMEKRSKLIERGGEAYPVGVERTHSLAEIREKYAHLEADETTGDTVGITGRIVFVRNTGKLCFATLQEGGVDGKGVRLQAMLSLANIGEEALADWKALVDLGDHVLIKGEVISSRRGELSVMADSWSMASKALRPLPVLHAELNEETRVRQRYVDLMVRDEAREMVYRRAAITRSVRDTLDRRGYVEVETPILQLIHGGATARPFETHMNAFDQKMTLRIATELFLKRAVVGGIDRVYDMGRVFRNEGVDSTHSPEFTTLECYEAWADQFVMAERMKEIILNVADVVGTRTIQTDAGEINLDGDWAWVAVYPGLSEAIGVEITPDTTVAELLPIAEKHEVKVDPKWDAEKIVVELFGEIVEPTLLNPTFVYNYPPSAQPLARPHREDGRLIEAWDLIIGGMERGTAFSELIDPVIQRERLTEQSRRAAAGDVEAMQLDEDFLRALEYGAPPMGGIGLGIDRLVMLFTGAGIRETILFPLLKPEGH, encoded by the coding sequence ATGCGCATCCGCATGGAAAAGCGCAGCAAGCTGATCGAGCGCGGCGGCGAGGCTTACCCGGTGGGTGTCGAGCGGACCCATTCCCTCGCCGAAATCCGCGAGAAGTACGCGCACCTCGAGGCCGACGAGACCACCGGCGACACCGTGGGCATCACGGGCCGCATCGTCTTCGTCCGCAACACCGGCAAGCTGTGCTTCGCCACCCTCCAGGAAGGCGGCGTGGACGGCAAGGGCGTCCGCCTGCAGGCCATGCTGAGCCTGGCCAACATCGGCGAGGAAGCGCTCGCCGACTGGAAGGCCCTGGTTGACCTCGGCGACCACGTCCTCATCAAGGGCGAGGTCATTTCCTCGCGCCGCGGCGAACTGTCCGTCATGGCCGACTCATGGTCCATGGCCTCCAAGGCGCTGCGCCCGCTCCCCGTCCTGCACGCTGAACTGAACGAGGAAACCCGGGTCCGCCAGCGCTACGTGGACCTCATGGTCCGCGACGAAGCCCGCGAAATGGTCTACCGCCGCGCGGCCATCACGCGCTCCGTCCGCGACACCCTGGACCGCCGCGGCTACGTGGAGGTCGAGACCCCCATCCTGCAGCTCATCCACGGCGGCGCCACGGCACGCCCGTTCGAGACGCACATGAACGCCTTCGACCAGAAGATGACGCTGCGCATCGCCACCGAGCTCTTCCTCAAGCGGGCCGTGGTGGGCGGCATTGACCGCGTCTACGACATGGGCCGCGTGTTCCGCAACGAAGGCGTGGACTCCACCCATAGCCCCGAATTCACCACCCTCGAGTGCTACGAGGCCTGGGCCGACCAATTCGTCATGGCCGAGCGCATGAAGGAAATCATCCTCAACGTCGCCGACGTCGTTGGCACCCGCACCATCCAGACCGACGCCGGCGAGATCAACCTCGACGGCGACTGGGCCTGGGTGGCCGTGTACCCGGGGCTGTCCGAGGCCATCGGCGTCGAGATCACCCCGGACACCACCGTGGCCGAGCTGCTGCCCATTGCGGAAAAGCACGAGGTCAAGGTGGACCCCAAGTGGGACGCCGAGAAGATCGTGGTGGAGCTGTTCGGCGAGATCGTCGAGCCCACGCTTCTGAACCCGACCTTCGTCTACAACTACCCGCCGTCGGCCCAGCCGCTGGCCCGACCGCACCGCGAGGACGGCCGCCTGATCGAGGCCTGGGACCTGATCATCGGCGGCATGGAGCGCGGCACCGCGTTCTCCGAGCTGATCGACCCCGTGATCCAGCGTGAGCGGCTGACCGAGCAGTCCCGGCGCGCCGCGGCCGGCGACGTCGAAGCCATGCAGCTCGACGAGGACTTCCTGCGCGCCCTCGAATACGGAGCACCGCCCATGGGCGGGATCGGCCTCGGCATCGACCGCCTGGTCATGCTGTTCACCGGTGCCGGCATCCGCGAAACCATCCTGTTCCCGCTCCTGAAGCCTGAAGGCCACTGA
- a CDS encoding Lsr2 family protein has protein sequence MAQKVKIILVDDLDEGSADETVRFGLDGVSYEMDLSSANASKLRDALEPFVAKARKTSTGRATRGRATVARSQDSAQIRQWARDNGFTVNSRGRIQAEIQEAYQKANS, from the coding sequence ATGGCACAGAAAGTAAAAATCATCCTCGTCGATGACTTGGATGAAGGCTCGGCGGACGAAACCGTGCGCTTCGGCCTTGACGGCGTCAGCTACGAGATGGACCTGTCATCTGCCAATGCCTCCAAGCTGCGCGATGCGCTTGAACCCTTTGTCGCCAAGGCACGGAAGACCTCAACCGGCCGTGCCACGCGAGGACGCGCAACGGTCGCCCGGAGCCAGGATTCTGCACAGATCCGCCAGTGGGCGCGGGACAACGGTTTTACCGTAAACAGCCGCGGCCGCATTCAGGCCGAAATCCAGGAAGCATACCAGAAGGCAAATTCCTGA
- a CDS encoding ATP-dependent Clp protease ATP-binding subunit: MFERFTDRARRVVVLAQEEARMLNHNYIGTEHILLGLIHEGEGVAAKALESLSISLDGVREQVQEIIGQGQQAPSGHIPFTPRAKKVLELSLREALQLGHNYIGTEHILLGLIREGEGVAAQVLVKLGADLNRVRQQVIQLLSGYQGKETPGSGSGPGQQEGTPAGSVVLDQFGRNLTQAARENKLDPVIGREQEMERVMQVLSRRTKNNPVLIGEPGVGKTAVVEGLAQAIVRGDVPETIKDKQLYTLDLGSLVAGSRYRGDFEERLKKVLKEIRTRGDIILFIDEIHTLVGAGAAEGAIDAASILKPMLARGELQTIGATTLDEYRKHIEKDAALERRFQPIQVKEPSVAHAIEILKGLRDRYEAHHRVTITDGALTSAATLAERYISDRFLPDKAIDLIDEAGARLRIRRMTAPPELKAMDERIATVKMEKESAIDAQDFEGAASLRDKEQKLIAERAEKERNWKSGGMDDISEVDEDLIAEVLANSTGIPVFKLTEEESSRLLKMEDELHKRVVGQDEAIRALSQAIRRTRAGLKDPKRPGGSFIFAGPTGVGKTELAKALAEFLFGEEDALITLDMSEYSEKHTVSRLFGAPPGYVGYEEGGQLTEKVRRRPFSVVLFDEVEKAHADLFNSLLQILEDGRLTDSQGRVVDFKNTVIIMTTNLGTRDISKSVATGFQSGTDTQTGYNRMRARVTEELKQHFRPEFLNRVDDVVVFPQLTQDEIIEIVDMFVTRLEKRLKDKDMGIELTTAAKVLLATRGYDPAMGARPLRRTIQREIEDQLSEKILFGELHPGDIVVVDVDGDGDAAKFTFAGNAKPRIPEIAPSA; this comes from the coding sequence ATGTTTGAGAGATTTACGGACCGTGCCCGTCGCGTGGTTGTGCTTGCCCAGGAAGAGGCACGCATGCTTAACCACAACTACATTGGCACCGAACACATCCTCTTGGGTCTGATCCACGAGGGTGAAGGCGTTGCCGCAAAGGCGCTTGAGTCCTTGAGCATCTCGCTCGACGGCGTCCGCGAACAGGTGCAGGAGATCATCGGACAGGGCCAGCAGGCTCCCTCCGGCCACATCCCCTTCACCCCGCGCGCCAAGAAGGTGCTTGAGCTTTCGCTCCGCGAAGCCCTGCAGCTGGGCCACAACTACATCGGCACGGAGCACATCCTGCTCGGCCTCATCCGCGAGGGTGAAGGCGTGGCTGCCCAGGTGCTGGTCAAGCTCGGCGCAGACCTCAACCGGGTCCGCCAGCAGGTCATCCAGCTGCTCTCCGGCTACCAGGGCAAGGAAACGCCGGGCTCCGGCTCCGGCCCCGGCCAGCAGGAAGGCACCCCGGCTGGTTCCGTGGTGCTGGACCAGTTCGGCCGCAACCTCACCCAGGCTGCCCGCGAAAACAAGCTCGATCCTGTGATCGGCCGCGAGCAGGAGATGGAACGCGTCATGCAGGTCCTCTCCCGCCGCACCAAGAACAACCCCGTGCTCATCGGCGAACCCGGCGTCGGCAAGACCGCCGTCGTCGAAGGGCTCGCCCAGGCGATCGTCCGCGGCGACGTCCCGGAGACCATCAAGGACAAGCAGCTGTACACGCTTGACCTCGGTTCCCTGGTTGCCGGTTCCCGCTACCGCGGTGACTTCGAAGAGCGCCTCAAGAAGGTCCTCAAGGAAATCCGCACCCGCGGCGACATCATCCTCTTCATCGACGAAATCCACACCCTTGTGGGCGCCGGCGCTGCTGAAGGTGCCATCGACGCCGCCTCCATCCTCAAGCCGATGCTTGCCCGTGGTGAACTCCAGACCATCGGCGCCACCACGCTTGACGAGTACCGCAAGCACATCGAGAAGGACGCAGCGCTGGAGCGCCGCTTCCAGCCGATCCAGGTCAAGGAACCCTCCGTCGCGCACGCGATCGAGATCCTCAAGGGCCTGCGCGACCGCTACGAGGCACACCACCGCGTCACGATCACCGACGGCGCCCTCACCTCCGCGGCCACGCTCGCCGAGCGCTACATTTCGGACCGCTTCCTGCCGGACAAGGCGATCGACCTGATCGACGAAGCCGGTGCGCGCCTGCGCATCCGCCGCATGACCGCTCCGCCGGAGCTCAAGGCCATGGACGAGCGCATCGCAACTGTGAAGATGGAGAAGGAATCCGCCATCGACGCCCAGGACTTCGAAGGCGCCGCCTCGCTGCGCGACAAGGAGCAGAAGCTCATTGCCGAGCGCGCCGAGAAGGAACGCAACTGGAAGTCCGGCGGAATGGACGACATCTCCGAGGTTGACGAGGACCTGATCGCGGAAGTTCTGGCGAACTCCACGGGCATCCCGGTCTTCAAGCTCACCGAGGAGGAGTCCAGCCGCCTGCTCAAGATGGAAGACGAACTGCACAAGCGCGTGGTGGGCCAGGACGAGGCCATCAGGGCCCTCTCCCAGGCAATCCGCCGCACCCGTGCAGGCCTGAAGGACCCCAAGCGTCCCGGCGGCTCGTTCATCTTCGCCGGCCCCACCGGCGTCGGCAAGACCGAACTGGCCAAGGCTCTCGCCGAGTTCCTGTTCGGTGAAGAGGACGCCCTCATCACTCTGGACATGTCCGAGTACTCCGAGAAGCACACGGTTTCGCGTCTCTTCGGTGCCCCTCCCGGATACGTCGGCTACGAAGAAGGCGGGCAGCTGACCGAAAAGGTCCGCCGCCGTCCGTTCTCCGTGGTCCTGTTCGACGAAGTTGAGAAGGCCCACGCGGACCTCTTCAACTCGCTGCTGCAGATCTTGGAAGACGGCCGCCTGACCGACTCCCAGGGCCGCGTGGTGGACTTCAAGAACACCGTGATCATCATGACCACCAACCTGGGTACCCGCGACATCTCCAAGAGCGTCGCAACGGGCTTCCAGTCCGGCACGGACACCCAGACCGGATACAACCGCATGCGTGCCCGGGTCACGGAAGAGCTCAAACAGCACTTCCGCCCCGAGTTCCTGAACCGTGTTGACGACGTGGTGGTGTTCCCGCAACTGACGCAGGACGAGATCATCGAGATCGTGGACATGTTCGTGACGCGCCTCGAGAAGCGCCTCAAGGACAAGGACATGGGCATCGAGCTCACCACGGCCGCGAAGGTCCTCCTGGCCACGCGAGGCTACGATCCCGCCATGGGTGCCCGGCCGCTGCGCCGCACCATCCAGCGCGAGATCGAGGACCAGCTCTCCGAGAAGATCCTCTTCGGCGAGCTGCACCCCGGCGACATCGTGGTGGTGGACGTTGACGGCGACGGCGACGCAGCGAAGTTCACCTTCGCAGGCAACGCCAAGCCGCGCATCCCGGAGATCGCCCCGAGCGCCTAA